A region from the Salmo trutta chromosome 40, fSalTru1.1, whole genome shotgun sequence genome encodes:
- the LOC115180574 gene encoding malonyl-CoA-acyl carrier protein transacylase, mitochondrial-like, with product MNINVVVLRKGLSVNMRGATLLNMMRIPSITQLRSFPFLCRKVSNNPHQHGSQNGTQASPETKDQLLENEPTEEEQRRLKKKPSECSVLLFPGQGSQFVGMGRGLLKYRNVKDMFGVSQKILGYDLLSLCLDGPEGELMKTVHCQPAVFVTSLAAVERLNHENPAAIENCVAAAGFSVGEFAALVFSGAMDFAEALYVVKVRAEAMQKASELIPSGMLSVMGRPQAKYKHACLQAREHCLSLGIKDPVCSVANYLFPDGRVIAGHKEALDFLQQNSRKLHFLRARPLPVSGAFHTALMESATEPLRDILRQVELRRPEINVYSNVDAKRYMHEGHMRRQLAKQLVSPVKWEQTLHEVFERTQGQSFPHTYEVGPGKQLGATLQKCNMKAYKSYTHVDVTTHDD from the exons ATGAACATTAATGTCGTCGTCCTGCGAAAAGGTTTATCAGTCAACATGAGAGGCGCTACTCTCCTCAACATGATGAGGATACCCTCAATAACGCAGCTGAGGTCATTTCCCTTCTTGTGCAGGAAAGTGTCAAACAACCCCCATCAGCAtggctcacagaacgggacacaAGCATCACCCGAGACCAAAGACCAACTCCTGGAGAATGAGCCCACGGAGGAAGAGCAACGGAGACTCAAAAAGAAACCGAGCGAGTGTTCTGTGCTGCTCTTCCCCGGGCAGGGGAGTCAGTTCGTGGGTATGGGTCGCGGGCTTCTGAAATACAGAAACGTCAAGGACATGTTTGGCGTCTCGCAGAAGATACTGGGCTACGACTTGCTGTCTCTGTGCCTAGATGGACCAGAGGGGGAATTGATGAAGACAGTCCACTGTCAGCCCGCAGTGTTTGTCACATCACTGGCAGCTGTGGAGAGGCTGAACCACGAAAATCCAGCG gccattGAGAATTGTGTGGCTGCTGCAGGATTTAGTGTGGGAGAGTTTGCAGCCCTGGTGTTTTCTGGTGCCATGGATTTTGCAGAAG CCCTGTATGTGGTGAAGGTGCGAGCAGAGGCCATGCAGAAAGCGTCAGAGCTGATCCCTAGCGGCATGCTGTCGGTAATGGGACGGCCCCAGGCTAAGTACAAACATGCCTGTTTGCAGGCCAGGGAGCACTGCCTTAGCCTGGGCATCAAGGATCCCGTCTGCAGCGTGGCCAACTACCTTTTCCCCGACGGGAGAGTCATCGCCGGCCACAAAGAG gCACTGGACTTCCTACAACAGAACTCGAGGAAACTTCACTTCCTGCGTGCGCGCCCGCTCCCGGTGAGTGGGGCCTTCCACACGGCGCTGATGGAGTCTGCCACCGAGCCCCTGAGAGACATCCTCAGACAGGTGGAG CTACGTCGGCCCGAGATCAACGTGTACTCCAACGTGGACGCCAAGCGCTACATGCATGAGGGCCACATGCGCAGGCAGCTGGCCAAGCAGCTGGTGTCACCAGTGAAGTGGGAGCAGACCCTCCACGAGGTGTTCGAGAGGACCCAGGGTCAGAGCTTCCCCCACACCTACGAGGTGGGCCCCGGGAAGCAGCTGGGGGCCACGCTGCAGAAGTGCAACATGAAGGCCTACAAGAGCTACACACACGTGGACGTCACCACCCACGATGACTGA